In Rhodococcus sp. OK302, one genomic interval encodes:
- the kynU gene encoding kynureninase: MTATEVLSQADCVQFDLDDPLHAFRDQFEIPEGVIYLDGNSLGAKPRSAAACAERVIRDEWGIGLIRSWNTAGWFDLPTRLGDKLAPLIGAGAGQVVVTDSTSINLFKALASALTIAEQNQPARRVIVSERDNFPTDLYIAEGIIGFLDRGYELRLIDDPAELSTVVDSDTAVVMLSHANYRTGNLYDMSAVTAQVHERGALMIWDLAHSAGALEIDLVGCDADFAVGCTYKYLNGGPGSPAFIWVNERNLHLGQQPLSGWWGHARPFAMEPGYEAHSGIRRFLIGTQPMTSLSLVECGLDIALDADMSAVRQKSLALTDLFIDLVEQHCGGFDLKLITPRDHASRGSHVSFVHAEGYSIMKALISRGVIGDYREPGVLRFGITPLYIGYVDVWNAVDVLRDILENKTWDTAEFRERDAVT, encoded by the coding sequence ATGACAGCGACAGAAGTTCTCTCGCAAGCGGATTGCGTGCAGTTCGACCTCGACGATCCTTTGCACGCATTCCGCGACCAGTTCGAGATTCCCGAAGGCGTGATCTACCTAGACGGCAATTCACTCGGTGCAAAACCGCGCAGCGCAGCGGCGTGTGCCGAACGCGTGATTCGAGACGAGTGGGGAATCGGCCTGATTCGGAGCTGGAATACGGCCGGATGGTTTGACCTGCCGACCAGGCTCGGGGACAAGCTGGCTCCGTTGATCGGTGCCGGCGCGGGTCAAGTGGTGGTCACCGATTCGACGTCGATCAACCTGTTCAAGGCGCTCGCTTCAGCGCTGACCATTGCGGAGCAGAATCAGCCCGCCCGGCGGGTGATCGTGTCCGAGCGTGACAACTTTCCAACGGATCTCTATATCGCGGAAGGCATCATCGGCTTCCTCGACCGGGGGTACGAGCTGCGTTTGATCGATGACCCGGCGGAACTGTCGACCGTCGTCGACTCCGATACCGCGGTCGTGATGCTGTCCCACGCGAACTATCGCACCGGAAATCTGTACGACATGTCTGCAGTCACCGCGCAGGTGCATGAGCGCGGCGCACTGATGATCTGGGACCTGGCACATTCTGCGGGCGCCCTCGAGATCGATCTGGTCGGCTGCGACGCCGATTTTGCGGTCGGATGCACGTACAAGTACCTCAACGGTGGACCCGGATCGCCGGCATTCATTTGGGTGAACGAGCGCAACCTGCACTTGGGTCAGCAGCCTCTGTCCGGATGGTGGGGCCATGCAAGGCCTTTCGCGATGGAGCCCGGATATGAGGCACATTCCGGAATCCGGCGGTTCCTCATCGGCACGCAGCCGATGACATCACTGTCGCTGGTGGAATGTGGCCTCGACATTGCCTTGGACGCAGACATGAGTGCCGTACGCCAGAAGTCTCTGGCATTGACGGACTTGTTCATAGATCTCGTCGAACAGCATTGTGGCGGGTTCGATCTGAAGCTGATCACTCCTCGCGATCACGCGTCTCGGGGATCCCACGTGAGTTTTGTTCACGCTGAGGGATATTCGATCATGAAGGCGCTCATCAGCCGCGGTGTCATCGGCGACTACCGCGAACCTGGTGTCCTCCGTTTCGGTATCACGCCGTTGTACATCGGCTATGTCGATGTTTGGAATGCAGTGGATGTTCTTCGTGACATCCTCGAGAACAAGACGTGGGACACCGCAGAGTTCCGCGAGCGTGATGCAGTCACCTGA
- a CDS encoding cyclase family protein: protein MHPVNNPRQVRELIDISPAISETSPVWPGDTAFSRTSTLDMNGNDVVSVSKFCTTPHVGAHADAPAHTRIDGASIGDVPLEPYLGEALVLDLTACEGAPGIADLEIALARIGGLSAPRLILRTYEHYPTQWDSNFFGVAAELIHWFADRGGQLIGIDGASFDPMTSKSMDAHHAANDRGISILEGLCLDDVTEGRYELIALPLKFRNLDASPVRAVLRTLP, encoded by the coding sequence ATGCATCCAGTGAACAATCCGCGCCAGGTCAGGGAACTGATCGACATCAGTCCGGCTATCTCCGAGACCTCGCCGGTATGGCCCGGTGATACTGCGTTCTCTCGGACCTCGACCCTTGATATGAACGGCAATGATGTGGTCAGCGTCAGCAAGTTTTGCACGACGCCACACGTCGGCGCGCATGCGGATGCGCCGGCACACACCCGTATCGACGGTGCATCGATCGGGGATGTCCCGCTCGAGCCTTACCTGGGTGAGGCGCTGGTGCTCGATCTGACGGCTTGTGAGGGCGCACCCGGCATTGCCGACCTCGAGATTGCCCTGGCCCGAATCGGCGGACTATCGGCGCCGCGGCTGATCCTTCGAACCTACGAGCACTATCCGACCCAATGGGACAGCAATTTTTTCGGTGTCGCCGCGGAACTGATCCATTGGTTCGCGGACCGGGGTGGCCAGTTGATCGGAATCGACGGAGCGTCGTTCGATCCGATGACAAGTAAGTCCATGGACGCGCATCATGCAGCGAACGATCGAGGAATATCGATTCTCGAAGGGCTCTGCCTCGACGACGTAACCGAGGGCCGGTACGAGCTGATTGCGCTGCCATTGAAATTTCGCAACCTCGATGCGAGTCCGGTACGGGCAGTGCTGCGGACACTGCCCTGA
- a CDS encoding Lrp/AsnC family transcriptional regulator, whose translation MINAIESAAAMVRSNHVRLDEIDTSIIRELVHDARIPNNALAEKVGIAPSTALARMRALRESGVIKGFHADIDLEMLGLEISAMVSVLIHSHARSRMTEIAERISKLDSVQRVFLISGDRDLLVHISCESPSRLRDFVSTHLNDPAIANTQTNLIFSELQHHH comes from the coding sequence ATGATAAATGCGATCGAGAGCGCCGCAGCGATGGTTCGATCGAATCATGTTCGGCTCGACGAGATCGATACGTCGATTATTCGGGAGTTGGTTCACGACGCCCGAATTCCCAACAATGCATTGGCTGAAAAAGTCGGAATTGCCCCTTCTACCGCACTTGCCCGAATGCGTGCGCTCCGAGAATCAGGCGTCATCAAGGGCTTTCATGCAGATATCGATCTGGAGATGCTCGGCCTCGAGATCTCTGCCATGGTGTCCGTTTTGATTCACTCACATGCCCGAAGTCGAATGACTGAAATAGCCGAACGCATCAGCAAATTAGACTCGGTTCAGCGAGTATTTCTCATCAGCGGGGATCGCGATCTATTAGTTCACATTTCGTGCGAATCGCCCTCCCGACTCAGAGACTTCGTGAGCACCCACCTCAATGATCCCGCGATCGCGAATACACAGACCAACTTGATCTTCAGCGAACTACAACACCATCACTAG
- a CDS encoding acyl-CoA thioesterase codes for MSRTSKPMLSSWDFEPAGENAFIARHQVIPSERAYGGEVVAQAVAATMKTVTDDRSVHSFHGYFLRAGDVHEPTVYEVDRLRDGRGFSQRAVRGVQSGKTIFQGLASFHVASDGVRHQDPMPADLGNPEDLPTAGEVLGDSTVRDAQYWANDRSFDIRHSPDAIYTSATGERTRRQTVWLKAYDQLPDDPNVHRAALAYLCDYTLLEPILRNNGAAWADPGVITASLDHAMWWHNDGRVDEWIALVQESSFAGNGLGLSHGKIYSRDGVLLATVAQEGLVTLPK; via the coding sequence ATGAGTCGCACCAGTAAGCCGATGCTCTCATCCTGGGATTTCGAACCCGCCGGAGAGAATGCGTTTATCGCCCGCCATCAAGTGATCCCGTCGGAACGAGCCTACGGCGGTGAGGTTGTCGCACAGGCTGTTGCGGCGACGATGAAGACGGTGACCGACGATCGCAGTGTCCATTCGTTCCACGGATACTTCCTACGCGCCGGAGATGTCCACGAGCCGACGGTCTACGAGGTCGACCGGTTGCGGGACGGCCGAGGATTCTCGCAGCGAGCGGTGCGCGGAGTCCAGTCGGGCAAGACGATCTTTCAGGGCCTGGCTTCCTTCCATGTCGCATCCGACGGTGTGCGGCACCAGGATCCGATGCCGGCCGATCTCGGAAATCCGGAGGATCTGCCGACTGCCGGGGAGGTGCTCGGTGATTCCACGGTGCGCGACGCGCAGTACTGGGCAAACGATCGTAGCTTCGACATCCGGCATTCGCCCGACGCGATCTACACTTCCGCCACCGGTGAGCGTACGCGTCGGCAGACGGTGTGGCTCAAGGCTTATGACCAGCTGCCCGATGACCCAAACGTCCATCGCGCCGCGTTGGCATACCTGTGCGACTACACACTGCTCGAACCGATCCTTCGTAATAACGGCGCAGCCTGGGCAGACCCCGGTGTGATCACCGCGAGCCTCGACCATGCAATGTGGTGGCACAACGACGGTCGCGTCGACGAGTGGATCGCTCTGGTTCAGGAATCTTCTTTTGCCGGAAACGGTTTGGGCCTCTCACACGGAAAGATCTACTCGCGTGACGGCGTGCTGCTGGCAACGGTGGCTCAAGAAGGCCTTGTCACGCTACCGAAGTAA
- a CDS encoding cupin domain-containing protein translates to MSNDSVTEVVPVVTRKGHEYQGTAQSGGAHRVSGVSIQHTPATKIWYGKVTNEPGYRSLPHHHGEAETGGYVLTGFGRIYFGENYTEFVDMVEGDFVFVPPFMPHVEVNMSVTEELIWLTTRTPDNIVINLPDVDDASLEGYRRA, encoded by the coding sequence ATGTCGAACGATTCTGTCACCGAAGTTGTCCCTGTCGTGACCAGGAAGGGCCACGAGTACCAGGGCACCGCGCAATCGGGCGGAGCACATCGGGTGTCGGGAGTGAGCATCCAGCACACCCCGGCAACCAAGATTTGGTACGGAAAAGTGACCAACGAGCCCGGCTACCGTTCTCTCCCACACCATCATGGTGAGGCTGAGACCGGTGGGTACGTCCTCACCGGTTTCGGGCGAATCTACTTCGGAGAGAACTACACCGAGTTTGTCGACATGGTCGAAGGTGACTTCGTTTTTGTTCCGCCGTTCATGCCTCACGTCGAGGTCAACATGTCGGTGACCGAAGAGTTGATCTGGCTGACGACCCGTACTCCGGACAATATCGTGATCAACCTCCCTGACGTCGATGACGCCTCACTCGAAGGGTACCGACGCGCATGA
- a CDS encoding fumarylacetoacetate hydrolase family protein has product MRLLSVRLSDGQTSAAVLTPDGARLIDSADVGKLLGEGEFAELVSRAVESGEKVNLDQVQMLPVVPDPKKILCCGLNYRAHVREMNREEPEFPTLFAKFADTLTGPNDDVVLPVYATDVDWEAELAVVVGANLSHADVSEARRGIAGYTVANDISVRSWQRRTLQWLQGKAFDATTPLGPVMVTPDEFDPASGATITCTVDGRVVQTGTTDDLVFDPAELLSYISQFTKLAPGDLVLTGTPGGVGAGAVPPTFLADGSVVEVEISGIGKISNTVRLG; this is encoded by the coding sequence ATGCGGCTACTTTCGGTTCGCCTTTCGGACGGCCAGACCAGCGCGGCAGTCTTGACGCCGGACGGAGCGAGGTTGATCGACTCCGCGGATGTCGGCAAACTTCTCGGTGAGGGGGAGTTTGCCGAATTGGTCAGTCGCGCGGTGGAATCGGGCGAAAAGGTCAACCTCGACCAGGTGCAGATGCTGCCGGTGGTGCCGGATCCGAAGAAGATTCTCTGCTGCGGGTTGAACTATCGAGCACATGTGCGCGAGATGAATCGCGAGGAACCCGAGTTTCCGACGCTTTTTGCGAAGTTCGCAGATACCTTAACGGGCCCGAACGACGACGTAGTCCTTCCCGTGTACGCCACTGACGTCGACTGGGAGGCGGAACTTGCCGTCGTAGTCGGCGCGAACCTCTCCCACGCGGACGTCAGCGAAGCGCGACGCGGCATTGCCGGATATACAGTGGCCAACGATATCTCGGTGCGCAGTTGGCAGCGTCGAACATTGCAGTGGTTGCAAGGCAAAGCGTTTGACGCAACAACCCCGCTCGGGCCGGTGATGGTCACGCCCGACGAATTCGATCCGGCGTCGGGAGCCACGATTACCTGCACGGTCGACGGACGAGTTGTTCAGACTGGCACAACTGATGATCTGGTTTTCGACCCTGCCGAATTGCTTTCCTACATATCCCAATTCACGAAGCTTGCACCCGGAGATCTGGTGCTGACCGGTACGCCGGGTGGTGTCGGTGCCGGCGCGGTACCGCCGACCTTCCTGGCTGATGGTTCGGTTGTCGAGGTCGAAATCTCGGGAATCGGCAAGATTTCCAACACGGTCCGCCTCGGGTAA
- a CDS encoding RidA family protein, protein MTISRINPSTMLKPSGFAHAVRADNAVYLAGQTALNIEGKIVEGGIIEQFKQAMSNTLTSLIEAGGKPSDLVSVTIYLTDIPDYQANGREIGRLWREMAGTEYPAMAGIGVTSLWQKEALIEIQGIAHISE, encoded by the coding sequence ATGACCATTTCTCGGATCAATCCGTCCACGATGCTCAAGCCTTCGGGATTCGCCCATGCCGTACGGGCGGATAACGCGGTCTACCTCGCCGGTCAGACCGCTCTGAACATCGAAGGAAAGATCGTCGAGGGTGGGATCATCGAGCAGTTCAAGCAAGCGATGTCCAACACCCTGACGTCGCTGATCGAGGCCGGCGGCAAGCCGTCAGACCTGGTCAGCGTCACGATTTACCTCACCGACATCCCGGACTACCAGGCCAACGGTCGCGAGATCGGCCGCCTGTGGCGCGAAATGGCCGGCACCGAGTACCCCGCAATGGCTGGCATCGGCGTGACATCACTGTGGCAGAAGGAAGCTCTCATCGAGATTCAGGGCATCGCACACATCTCGGAGTAA
- a CDS encoding PaaX family transcriptional regulator, giving the protein MTVVTKEHADGDARTSDPAPRQLIVTLFGLYGRAEKNWLSVASLVRLMAELGVDGPAVRSSISRLKRREILLSSRHGTAAGYSMSPLLLDVLAEGDARIFGRSRATVDDGWLLVVFSVPESERENRHALRTVLTRLGFGTAAPGVWIAPGNVEREVRETLERRQLHGYVDIFSGNHVAFGDLRSKVRDWWDLDELTALYAEFIDAYRPILAECSKDGFTPREAFAHYVAMLTMWRRLPYRDPGLPLDLLPKEWNSVVAEELFRELNTALSGHAREHALATIHG; this is encoded by the coding sequence ATGACGGTCGTGACGAAAGAACATGCAGACGGTGATGCGCGGACGAGCGATCCGGCGCCTCGTCAGCTGATCGTGACGCTGTTCGGCCTGTACGGCCGCGCCGAGAAGAACTGGCTGTCGGTAGCGTCGTTGGTGCGGTTGATGGCCGAACTCGGTGTCGACGGCCCCGCTGTTCGATCGTCGATTTCGCGGCTCAAGCGCCGGGAGATTCTCCTGAGTTCACGGCACGGAACAGCGGCCGGCTACTCGATGTCGCCGCTGCTGCTGGATGTACTCGCAGAAGGTGATGCTCGCATCTTCGGTCGGAGCCGCGCCACCGTCGACGACGGATGGCTGCTGGTGGTCTTCTCGGTTCCCGAGTCGGAGCGAGAGAACCGGCACGCACTGCGCACGGTGCTGACTCGATTGGGATTCGGTACCGCAGCGCCGGGTGTGTGGATTGCGCCCGGAAATGTCGAGCGTGAAGTTCGAGAGACGTTGGAACGCAGGCAGTTACATGGATACGTAGATATCTTCAGCGGCAACCATGTCGCGTTCGGAGACCTGCGCTCCAAAGTTCGAGACTGGTGGGATCTCGACGAGTTGACCGCGCTCTATGCGGAATTCATCGATGCGTATCGGCCGATCCTCGCGGAATGCAGCAAGGACGGTTTCACGCCCCGAGAAGCGTTTGCGCACTACGTGGCGATGCTGACCATGTGGAGGCGACTCCCGTACCGGGATCCGGGGCTGCCGCTGGATCTGCTGCCGAAAGAGTGGAACAGTGTCGTGGCCGAGGAGTTGTTCCGGGAGCTGAATACCGCATTGAGCGGGCATGCGCGTGAGCATGCCCTCGCGACAATTCACGGTTGA
- a CDS encoding MFS transporter: MTRPGLSQGSETRKRTGLVVLILCFTTIVFDGYDLVVYGSTVPTLIAYEDWNLDSGGAGLIGSIALVGMLLGTMAAGFLTDRLGRRRIMLGSIVWFSTCMLVTVFAPNEYVFGVLRFLTGIGLGGVVPTCIALTVEFAPKARRNFANAVMFSGYSVGGVIAAVSAMTLLPDINFKFLYLLGALPLVTLLPVAYKFLPESISYLARTGRDDEARATAAQFGVVYEDVVSPEPVAVKSDTAAAQSGMRELFTPRWIRSTILFALANFCGLLLVYGLNTWLPQIMRSAGYALGSALAFLLVLNLGAIVGSISASYIADRIGIQKVVITSFIVAFGAVMLLSVNLPMALLFVFVAFAGLGSVGTQILVGGFCATHYPQRLSANALAWSLGVGRIGAICGPIIGGVIADLAFGYQVNFYVFGTVAVLGAAIVASIPRKAGVSQSGVMAASDRSGASAS, encoded by the coding sequence ATGACGCGACCAGGTTTGTCGCAAGGATCGGAAACCCGAAAGCGCACCGGACTGGTGGTGTTGATCCTCTGTTTCACCACCATTGTGTTCGACGGATACGACCTGGTCGTCTACGGATCGACAGTGCCGACGCTGATTGCCTACGAGGATTGGAATCTCGACTCCGGTGGCGCCGGCCTGATCGGCAGTATTGCGCTGGTGGGCATGCTGCTCGGCACGATGGCAGCAGGCTTCCTGACCGATAGGTTGGGTCGCCGCCGGATCATGCTCGGTTCCATCGTATGGTTCTCGACCTGCATGTTGGTCACCGTCTTTGCCCCCAATGAGTACGTATTCGGGGTCCTGCGCTTCCTCACCGGTATCGGACTGGGTGGTGTTGTACCCACGTGTATTGCACTGACTGTGGAATTTGCGCCGAAAGCACGTCGTAACTTCGCGAATGCCGTGATGTTCAGCGGGTATTCGGTTGGCGGCGTGATCGCGGCGGTATCGGCCATGACATTGCTTCCGGATATCAACTTCAAGTTTCTGTACCTGCTCGGAGCTCTTCCGCTGGTGACGTTGCTGCCCGTCGCCTACAAGTTCCTTCCGGAGTCAATCTCTTACCTTGCCCGGACGGGCCGAGACGACGAGGCGCGAGCTACCGCAGCACAGTTCGGCGTGGTCTACGAAGATGTGGTGTCGCCGGAACCCGTTGCAGTGAAATCGGATACAGCTGCGGCGCAGTCCGGTATGCGTGAGCTGTTCACGCCGCGCTGGATCCGGTCGACAATCTTGTTCGCGCTTGCGAACTTCTGCGGGTTGCTCCTGGTCTACGGCTTGAACACGTGGCTCCCGCAGATCATGCGGTCTGCCGGATACGCGCTGGGCAGTGCGCTCGCCTTCCTTCTCGTTCTGAACTTGGGAGCAATTGTGGGATCGATCAGCGCGTCGTACATCGCGGACCGGATCGGAATCCAGAAGGTTGTGATCACGTCATTCATCGTTGCGTTCGGTGCTGTGATGCTCTTGAGCGTGAATCTTCCGATGGCACTTCTGTTTGTCTTCGTGGCGTTTGCCGGACTGGGCAGTGTGGGAACGCAGATCCTGGTGGGCGGCTTTTGTGCCACTCACTATCCGCAGCGACTCAGCGCCAATGCACTTGCGTGGTCACTGGGTGTGGGGCGTATCGGTGCGATTTGCGGTCCGATCATCGGCGGCGTGATCGCGGACCTGGCCTTCGGGTATCAGGTCAACTTCTATGTTTTCGGCACGGTTGCCGTACTGGGGGCTGCAATCGTGGCTTCGATACCTCGCAAAGCGGGCGTCAGCCAGTCCGGAGTGATGGCCGCATCCGATCGATCCGGTGCATCTGCGAGCTGA
- a CDS encoding AMP-binding protein: MARTASAHVDTFCRDNLPPQSQWPEFLFELPSLQYPERLNCATTLLDDTVATLGADRPCLRTATEIWTYGDLLRRSNQIARVLVEDFGVVPGNRILLRGSNNPWIVACWFAVVKAGAVVVTTMPLLREPELRKLIAITTPTVTITDSALAKDLLDAADTIPVITCGADESTDLCVRASSKLDTFENVDTAADDVVLLAPTSGTTGVPKATMHFHRDVLANADTFSKYIVKPTSDDIFTGTPPLAFTFGLGGLVIFPMRVGASTLLIERATPSELADALVHHRVSVLFTAPTAYRAILREGKAKALQGVRRLISAGEHLPESVWREVKEQTGKSIIDGIGGTEMLHVFISAADDDIKPGSTGRAVPGYLAEIHDIDGEPVPDGTAGLLAVKGPTGCRYLSDPRQLSYVRNGWNMTGDNYIRDTEGYFWYQARSDDMIVSSGYNIAAPEVEWAIDQHPDVLESGVIGLPDDERGMIVHAIVVLVPGVPRNDAKIKELQNFVKQTAAPYKYPRGITFVDELPKTPSGKLQRFRLHERAAEPQP; the protein is encoded by the coding sequence ATGGCACGCACCGCATCGGCTCACGTCGACACCTTCTGCCGTGACAACTTGCCGCCGCAATCACAATGGCCCGAGTTCCTCTTCGAACTCCCCAGCCTGCAGTACCCCGAGCGCCTCAACTGCGCCACTACACTCCTCGACGACACCGTTGCGACTCTCGGCGCCGACCGCCCCTGCCTTCGCACCGCAACTGAAATCTGGACCTACGGAGACCTTCTGCGTCGCTCCAATCAGATTGCCAGAGTGCTCGTCGAAGACTTCGGCGTCGTTCCCGGCAATCGAATACTGCTGCGAGGCAGCAACAATCCGTGGATCGTGGCGTGCTGGTTCGCAGTAGTCAAAGCAGGGGCTGTCGTTGTCACGACCATGCCGCTGCTTCGAGAACCCGAGCTGCGCAAACTGATCGCAATCACCACTCCGACTGTCACCATCACCGACAGCGCTCTCGCCAAAGATCTCCTTGACGCCGCAGACACAATCCCGGTCATCACCTGTGGCGCAGACGAATCCACCGATCTATGCGTTCGTGCATCGTCAAAACTCGACACCTTCGAGAACGTCGATACAGCAGCCGACGACGTAGTACTGCTGGCCCCCACATCCGGCACCACCGGTGTCCCCAAAGCGACAATGCACTTCCATCGCGACGTACTGGCCAACGCGGATACGTTCTCGAAGTACATCGTCAAACCCACTTCCGACGATATTTTCACCGGCACACCGCCTTTGGCTTTCACCTTCGGCTTGGGCGGACTCGTCATCTTCCCGATGCGCGTCGGCGCATCCACACTCCTGATCGAGCGGGCAACGCCGAGCGAACTTGCCGACGCCCTGGTCCACCATCGTGTCAGCGTCCTCTTCACCGCTCCCACCGCATATCGAGCCATACTGCGCGAGGGGAAAGCCAAAGCCCTACAGGGTGTCCGGCGCCTAATCTCCGCTGGTGAACACCTACCGGAAAGCGTATGGCGCGAGGTCAAGGAACAGACTGGCAAGTCCATCATCGACGGCATCGGTGGCACCGAGATGCTTCACGTCTTCATCTCCGCTGCCGACGACGACATCAAACCGGGTTCCACGGGACGCGCCGTGCCCGGATATCTGGCCGAGATTCACGATATCGACGGAGAACCCGTACCGGACGGAACCGCGGGACTACTGGCAGTCAAAGGTCCCACCGGTTGCCGCTATCTATCCGATCCACGTCAACTGAGCTACGTGCGCAACGGTTGGAATATGACGGGCGACAACTACATTCGAGATACTGAAGGCTACTTCTGGTATCAGGCTCGTAGTGACGACATGATCGTCTCCTCCGGTTACAACATCGCGGCACCGGAGGTCGAATGGGCCATCGACCAGCATCCCGATGTTCTCGAATCAGGTGTCATCGGCCTCCCGGACGACGAGCGGGGAATGATCGTCCACGCCATCGTCGTTCTTGTTCCCGGCGTCCCCCGCAACGACGCCAAGATCAAGGAACTGCAAAACTTCGTCAAACAGACTGCGGCACCGTACAAATACCCGCGTGGCATTACTTTTGTCGACGAACTCCCCAAAACCCCGTCGGGCAAGCTTCAGCGATTTCGACTCCACGAACGCGCTGCGGAACCTCAACCATGA
- a CDS encoding acyl-CoA thioesterase, translating into MTTASIMIDRVVDWQDTDAAGHYHHSTVIRWVEAAEASLYEQLGCLHLFGVIPRVKYEVVYRDRLWHQDRVHIELTVSRIGTSSMTFDFLVDRDGTVAAAGSLTVVHTDGAKGGSSPWPEKIRAGFATGGRQQPPLTHTTTTN; encoded by the coding sequence ATGACCACCGCGTCCATCATGATCGATCGGGTCGTCGACTGGCAGGACACCGATGCGGCCGGCCACTATCACCATTCGACGGTCATCCGGTGGGTAGAAGCAGCAGAGGCATCACTGTACGAGCAGTTGGGATGCCTTCACCTCTTCGGGGTCATCCCCCGGGTCAAATACGAGGTGGTGTACCGCGATCGACTGTGGCATCAGGACCGCGTCCACATTGAGCTCACGGTCTCTCGAATTGGTACCAGTTCAATGACTTTCGATTTTCTGGTCGATCGCGACGGAACAGTCGCCGCCGCCGGGAGCCTCACCGTCGTTCACACGGACGGGGCCAAAGGCGGATCCAGTCCGTGGCCCGAAAAGATTCGAGCAGGCTTTGCGACCGGCGGACGGCAGCAACCTCCGCTCACACATACGACCACAACGAACTAA